Proteins encoded within one genomic window of Eurosta solidaginis isolate ZX-2024a chromosome 1, ASM4086904v1, whole genome shotgun sequence:
- the LOC137236460 gene encoding uncharacterized protein, whose product MVKTIETSEEGVKVTAKDNQNQNKNGNMVKEWTVRVKINNIDVQCVIDTGAQTNILSYKMAAELNINRFIKHSNSRLLTFSDTVTYGTKPASFLPIRSMQQLARDEARIYPLGAETIQNGFYVDDMIAGANSVDVAKELLNQTRKLLSLGNYHLRKWCSNNNLILADDRQEFITFDDGTSITKTLGLVWDPNLDFFIFSFSPFATPSKVTKRTILSAVARLYDPLGLIGPVVAKAKIFLQNLWKEKLH is encoded by the exons ATGGTGAAAACAATTGAAACAAGTGAAGAAGGTGTAAAGGTCACGGCAAAAGACaaccaaaatcaaaacaaaaatggaAATATGGTAAAAGAATGGACAGTACGAGTGAAAATCAACAACATAGATGTGCAGTGCGTTATCGATACAGGCGCTCAAACTAATATATTATCATATAAAATGGCAGCCgaattaaatataaatagatttatTAAACATTCAAATTCACGTTTATTAACTTTTAGTG ATACCGTTACATATGGAACCAAACCAGCGTCATTTCTACCCATTCGCTCAATGCAGCAGCTTGCTCGTGATGAAGCTCGCATCTATCCACTTGGAGCTGAGACAATACAAAATGGGTTTTATGTAGATGATATGATTGCCGGCGCTAATTCCGTAGATGTTGCCAAAGAATTGCTAAACCAAACAAGAAAATTATTGTCGCTTGGAAACTATCATTTGAGAAAATGGTGCTCAAATAATAACTTAATTTTAGCTGATGACAGGCAAGAATTTATTACGTTTGATGATGGTACCAGCATAACAAAAACACTTGGTTTGGTATGGGATCCAAATTtggactttttcattttttcattttcgccgTTTGCGACCCCAAGCAAGGTAACTAAACGTACAATTCTTTCAGCTGTTGCTAGACTCTATGATCCACTTGGTTTGATTGGTCCTGTCGTGGCCAAAGCCAAAATATTCTTGCAAAATCTGTGGAAAGAGAAGTTGCATTGA
- the LOC137237202 gene encoding uncharacterized protein yields the protein MIHGPCGHFNYNSPCMVDGRCSKRYPRDLLAETITRNDGYPLYRRRSVADSGRSVVVKVRGQNVDVDNRWIVPYSPILSKAFETHINVEYCNSVKSIKYICKYVNKGSDMAVFGVTNANDEISQYQMGRYVSSNEAIWRIFSFAIHERHPTVVHLAVHLENGQRVYFNESNAADRAAHPPSTTLTSFFTVCQTDDFVRTFLYADMPRYYTWNASSKSFQRRKQGTPVEGHPNVFASDALGRIYTVHPNSDECYYLRLLLVNVRGPTSFKQLKTVNGQLCATYREACQLLNLLENDSHWDDTLKNSVISSSPHQIRTLFAIIISTCFPSNPKDVWVKYRDDMSEDVLHRVRRQTLNPTLQMTEEI from the coding sequence ATGATACATGGCCCTTGCGGACATTTCAACTACAACTCACCCTGTATGGTCGACGGTAGGTGTTCCAAGCGATACCCAAGAGACCTGCTTGCTGAAACCATAACGCGAAATGATGGATACCCATTGTATCGTCGGCGATCAGTTGCGGACAGTGGGCGATCGGTAGTTGTGAAGGTAAGAGGACAAAATGTTGATGTAGACAATCGTTGGATTGTGCCATACTCGCCAAtattgtcaaaagcttttgagacTCACATcaatgtggaatattgtaattctgtgaagtcgataaagtacatatgtaaatatgttaataAAGGTAGTGATATGGCTGTCTTCGGTGTAACCAATGCAAATGATGAAATATCACAGTACCAGATGGGTCGCTATGTAAGTAGCAACGAAGCTATTTGGCGTATCTTTTCATTTGCGATCCATGAAAGACACCCTACAGTAGTCCATTTGGCAGTCCATTTAGaaaatggtcaacgagtttattttaATGAATCTAACGCGGCAGACAGGGCGGCACATCCACCGTCGACAACATTAACAAGTTTCTTTACAGTCTGTCAAACTGATGATTTTGTCCGCACTTTTCTGTATGCTGACATGCCACGCTATTACACATGGAACGCATCATCGAAATCGTTTCAGCGTCgaaaacaaggaacaccagttgaagGACATCCAAATGTATTTGCTTCAGATGCTCTGGGTCGCATCTACACAGTACATCCAAATAGCGATGAATGTTATTATTTGCGGTTGTTGTTGGTGAATGTTCGTGGTCCGACATCGTTTAAACAACTGAAAACAGTTAATGGACAGCTGTGTGCGACTTACCGTGAGGCATGTCAACTATTAAATTTACTTGAGAACGATTCGCACTGGGATGATACGCTCAAGAATTCCGTAATATCTTCGTCGCCGCATCAAATTCGTACATTGTTTGCGATTATCATATCGACATGTTTCCCCTCGAATCCAAAAGATGTGTGGGTTAAGTATAGAGATGACATGTCTGAGGATGTTTTGCATCGTGTGCGCCGTCAAACTTTGAATCCTACACTACAAATGACTGAAGAAATTTAG